The Streptococcus sp. VT 162 genome has a window encoding:
- a CDS encoding single-stranded DNA exonuclease, with protein sequence MPKSCYNETIEFLERVDVFLITPTYEWQFAPQVEDADFTKIAKKAGLGPEVARLLFERGIQDEESLKKFLEPSLEDLHDPYLLHDMDKAVERIRQAIEEGENILIYGDYDADGMTSASIVKESLEQLGAECRVYLPNRFTDGYGPNASVYKYFIEQEGISLIVTVDNGVAGHEAIELAQSMGVDVIVTDHHSMPETLPDAFAIVHPEHPDADYPFKYLAGCGVAFKLACALLEEVQVELLDLVAIGTIADMVSLTDENRILVQYGLEMLGHTQRIGLQEMLDMVGIAANEVTEETVGFQIAPRLNALGRLDDPNPAIDLLTGFDDEEAHEIALMIHQKNEERKEIVQSIYEEAKTMVDPEKKVQVLAKEGWNPGVLGIVAGRLLEELGQTVIVLNIEDGRAKGSARSVEAVDIFEALDPHRDLFIAFGGHAGAAGMTLEVEKLSDLSQVLEDYVREKGADASGKNKLNLDEELDLETLSLETVKNFERLAPFGMDNQKPVFYIKDFHVESARTMGAGNAHLKLKISKGEASFEVVAFGQGRWATEFAQTKNLELAVTLSVNQWNGQTALQLMMVDARVEGVQLFNIRGKNVALPEGVPVLDFSGEVPDLATSDAVVVKTIPEDITLLKTIFQEQDFSAVYFKNDIDKAYYLTGYGTREQFAKLYKTIYQFPEFDIRYKLKDLATYLNIQQILLVKMIQVFEELGFVTIKDGVMTVNKEAPKREIAESQIYQNLKQTVKDQEMMALGTVQEMYDFLKG encoded by the coding sequence ATGCCTAAATCATGTTATAATGAAACGATAGAATTCTTAGAAAGAGTGGATGTCTTTTTGATAACACCTACTTATGAATGGCAGTTTGCCCCGCAGGTTGAAGATGCGGATTTTACAAAGATAGCCAAGAAGGCTGGACTGGGTCCTGAGGTGGCTCGGTTATTATTTGAAAGAGGGATTCAGGATGAAGAAAGTCTAAAGAAGTTTTTAGAACCTTCTTTAGAGGATTTACATGACCCCTATCTGCTCCATGATATGGATAAGGCAGTGGAACGGATTCGTCAGGCCATTGAAGAAGGGGAAAATATTCTCATTTATGGAGACTACGATGCGGATGGCATGACTTCGGCTTCGATTGTGAAGGAAAGTTTAGAACAGCTTGGCGCCGAGTGCCGTGTTTACCTGCCTAATCGTTTTACCGATGGGTATGGCCCCAATGCCAGTGTCTATAAATATTTTATCGAGCAAGAGGGTATTTCCTTGATTGTGACAGTGGATAATGGGGTTGCGGGTCACGAAGCCATTGAATTGGCCCAGTCTATGGGAGTGGATGTCATTGTGACCGACCACCATTCCATGCCTGAAACCCTTCCCGATGCCTTTGCCATTGTTCACCCTGAGCATCCGGATGCGGACTATCCTTTCAAATATTTGGCCGGATGCGGAGTGGCTTTCAAGCTAGCTTGCGCTCTTTTAGAAGAAGTGCAAGTGGAATTGCTTGATTTGGTCGCTATCGGTACCATTGCTGATATGGTGAGTTTGACGGATGAGAATCGCATTTTGGTCCAATATGGTCTGGAAATGTTGGGACATACCCAGCGCATTGGACTACAAGAAATGCTAGACATGGTTGGAATTGCTGCTAATGAAGTAACAGAAGAAACGGTTGGTTTCCAGATTGCCCCTCGTTTAAATGCCTTGGGGCGCTTGGATGATCCTAATCCTGCCATTGATTTGCTGACTGGATTTGACGACGAGGAAGCTCATGAGATTGCCCTCATGATTCACCAGAAAAACGAAGAGCGCAAGGAAATCGTTCAGTCAATCTATGAAGAAGCTAAGACCATGGTGGATCCTGAGAAGAAGGTCCAGGTCTTGGCAAAGGAAGGCTGGAATCCTGGCGTTCTGGGTATCGTTGCTGGTCGTTTGTTGGAAGAGCTAGGGCAGACAGTTATCGTTCTTAATATAGAAGATGGTCGTGCCAAGGGCAGTGCTCGTAGTGTGGAAGCGGTCGATATTTTTGAAGCTCTGGATCCCCACCGAGATCTCTTTATCGCCTTTGGCGGCCATGCTGGTGCAGCTGGAATGACGCTGGAAGTTGAGAAACTTTCAGATTTATCTCAGGTTTTGGAAGACTATGTCCGTGAAAAAGGTGCAGATGCTAGTGGTAAGAACAAGTTAAATCTAGACGAAGAGCTAGACTTGGAGACGCTTAGCTTGGAAACGGTCAAAAACTTTGAACGTTTGGCACCTTTTGGAATGGACAATCAGAAACCTGTCTTTTATATCAAGGATTTTCATGTCGAAAGTGCCAGAACCATGGGAGCAGGCAATGCCCACCTCAAACTAAAAATTTCCAAGGGTGAGGCGAGTTTTGAAGTGGTGGCCTTCGGACAAGGTAGATGGGCGACAGAGTTTGCTCAAACAAAAAACCTAGAATTAGCAGTCACCCTGTCTGTCAACCAATGGAATGGGCAAACTGCCCTCCAGTTGATGATGGTGGATGCGCGTGTGGAAGGTGTTCAACTCTTTAACATTCGTGGGAAGAACGTAGCCCTGCCAGAAGGGGTTCCAGTCTTGGATTTCTCTGGAGAGGTGCCAGATTTAGCGACTAGTGATGCTGTGGTTGTGAAAACCATTCCCGAGGATATTACCTTGCTGAAGACCATTTTTCAGGAACAGGATTTCTCTGCTGTCTATTTCAAAAATGACATCGATAAGGCCTACTATCTGACAGGTTATGGGACTAGGGAACAGTTTGCCAAATTGTACAAGACCATTTACCAGTTCCCAGAGTTTGATATTCGCTACAAGCTGAAAGATTTGGCAACTTATCTCAATATCCAACAAATCTTGCTGGTCAAGATGATCCAAGTATTTGAAGAGCTGGGCTTTGTGACGATCAAAGATGGTGTCATGACAGTCAATAAAGAAGCGCCGAAAAGGGAAATTGCTGAAAGTCAGATTTACCAAAATCTCAAACAGACCGTTAAAGACCAAGAAATGATGGCGCTGGGTACCGTGCAGGAAATGTATGACTTTTTGAAAGGATAA
- a CDS encoding glutamine ABC transporter permease — MTDLSSWTAYFQDFGQFFNGFLFTLALAVGSFILAMVLGIFFGAMSTSKRPLLRVLARIFVEFYQNTPLLVQFVIVFYGLPLISDHTIMIPIYWTAVLCVGLYHGAYIAEVIRSGIQSIPSGQMEAALSQGFTYISAMRLIILPQAFRIILPPLTNQIVNLIKNTSTVAIISGVDLMFVTKSWSALNGNYIPAFLGAALLYFALCFPVAQFGRKMEQANKKAYSL, encoded by the coding sequence ATGACAGATTTATCATCTTGGACAGCCTATTTTCAGGATTTTGGACAATTTTTCAATGGTTTCCTCTTCACCCTTGCCCTAGCGGTTGGATCCTTTATCCTCGCCATGGTTTTGGGCATCTTCTTTGGGGCCATGTCAACCAGCAAACGCCCATTATTGCGTGTTTTGGCTCGTATCTTTGTCGAATTTTATCAAAACACTCCCCTCTTGGTGCAGTTTGTCATCGTCTTTTATGGTTTACCTCTTATCAGTGACCACACCATCATGATTCCCATTTATTGGACAGCTGTACTCTGCGTGGGACTCTATCACGGCGCTTATATCGCTGAGGTTATTCGTTCAGGGATTCAGTCTATTCCTAGCGGTCAAATGGAGGCCGCCTTGTCGCAAGGTTTTACCTATATCAGTGCCATGCGCTTGATTATCTTGCCTCAGGCCTTCCGTATCATTCTCCCACCTTTGACCAACCAAATCGTCAACCTCATCAAGAACACCTCTACAGTTGCCATCATCTCTGGAGTAGACTTGATGTTTGTGACCAAATCTTGGTCGGCCCTCAACGGAAACTATATCCCAGCCTTTTTAGGCGCTGCTCTTCTCTACTTTGCTCTATGCTTCCCTGTTGCCCAGTTTGGTCGCAAGATGGAGCAAGCCAACAAAAAAGCCTATTCACTTTAG
- a CDS encoding peptidase: MFWIIRLFFRFLLGIWRFFWRLVWTVVILLIIAFGVVWYLTGDFHSAVNQVEKMSKIGQGGWNQWKETGTLEVLSQTDSHQHAEGKWAQASARIYIEPQMDETFQGAYAEAIKNWNQTGAFTFEVVADPSQADIVASEMNDGSTAVAGQAESQTNLLTKQFISVTVRLNHYYLSNPNYGYSYDRIVHTAEHELGHAIGLDHTNETSVMQPAGSYYGIQPQDVTAVQELYSSSD; this comes from the coding sequence ATGTTCTGGATTATTCGATTATTCTTCCGATTTCTTTTGGGAATTTGGCGTTTCTTCTGGCGTCTGGTTTGGACTGTGGTCATTCTACTGATCATTGCCTTTGGAGTGGTTTGGTATCTGACAGGTGATTTTCATTCTGCGGTCAATCAGGTTGAAAAAATGAGCAAGATTGGTCAAGGTGGCTGGAATCAATGGAAGGAGACGGGAACGCTGGAAGTCTTGTCTCAGACAGACAGTCACCAACATGCAGAAGGCAAGTGGGCTCAAGCCTCAGCTCGCATCTATATTGAGCCTCAAATGGATGAAACCTTCCAAGGTGCCTATGCAGAAGCCATAAAAAACTGGAATCAAACGGGAGCCTTTACCTTTGAGGTGGTTGCGGATCCTAGCCAGGCAGATATTGTGGCAAGTGAGATGAATGATGGATCGACCGCTGTAGCAGGTCAAGCCGAGAGTCAAACCAATTTGTTAACCAAACAATTTATATCTGTAACGGTTCGCCTGAATCACTATTATCTATCCAATCCAAACTATGGTTATTCTTATGACCGAATCGTGCACACGGCGGAGCACGAGCTGGGGCATGCCATCGGTTTGGATCATACCAACGAGACTTCTGTCATGCAGCCAGCAGGTTCCTATTATGGGATTCAGCCTCAGGATGTGACAGCTGTTCAAGAACTCTATTCCAGTAGCGACTAG
- a CDS encoding glutamine ABC transporter permease — protein MESILEVLTPDNLIFIFKGFGLTLYISLIAIVLSTLIGTVLAVMRNGKNPILRIISSIYIEFVRNVPNLLWIFTIFLVFKMKSTPAGITAFTLFTSAALAEIIRGGLNAVDKGQYEAGMSQGFTSAQILYYIILPQAIRKMLPAIISQFVTVIKDTSLLYSVIALQELFGASQILMGRYFEPEQVFSLYILIALIYFIFNFAISSLSHKLAKRWQQAAE, from the coding sequence ATGGAATCTATTTTAGAAGTTTTGACCCCAGATAACCTAATCTTTATCTTTAAAGGATTTGGCTTGACCCTATACATTTCTCTAATCGCTATCGTCCTCTCGACCCTTATCGGAACAGTACTAGCCGTCATGAGAAATGGGAAAAATCCTATCTTACGGATCATCTCCAGCATTTATATCGAGTTTGTACGTAACGTTCCCAACCTCCTCTGGATTTTCACCATCTTTTTGGTGTTTAAGATGAAGTCCACACCAGCTGGTATTACAGCCTTTACCCTCTTTACCTCAGCAGCCCTGGCTGAGATTATCCGAGGCGGTCTCAATGCCGTGGACAAGGGTCAGTATGAAGCAGGAATGTCGCAAGGATTCACCTCTGCGCAAATCCTCTACTACATCATTCTCCCACAAGCGATTCGAAAAATGCTGCCAGCCATCATTTCACAGTTTGTAACCGTGATCAAGGATACCAGTCTTCTCTACTCTGTTATCGCTCTACAAGAACTCTTTGGCGCCAGCCAAATTCTCATGGGACGCTATTTCGAACCAGAGCAGGTCTTCAGTCTTTATATCCTGATTGCCTTAATTTACTTTATCTTTAACTTTGCTATTTCCAGCCTGTCTCATAAGCTAGCAAAACGTTGGCAACAAGCAGCAGAATAA
- a CDS encoding membrane protein, whose product MYFITGFFVLLFLISFFRDNRSLWNPALLLLSLLFSYLSIANLFYEAGQEEVHMIFFAGIFLLLPFLVFLSGFFLIYNGFVLLRKEGKSKANYLSLGLGCVILFFFVIMAIRVSDTKGLFYTNHLVNIIFFFLIYSYLIFGFAFAGFLLYSILYLFIPKKKYYDFIIIHGAGLLNGEKVTPLLKSRIDKAVEAYHQSLNPNVKIIASGGQGGDEKISEAQAICNYLLEETDVPREAILLEEDSTTTYENLLFSKEMGEKLVASPRFLFVTNDYHVFRTSTYARRIGMKGDGLGCRTAAYYIPSAFIREYIALCVKMRWLFLAFYILLILALIFSYRGVLW is encoded by the coding sequence ATGTACTTTATTACAGGATTTTTCGTCCTACTTTTTTTGATTTCATTTTTTAGGGACAATCGCAGTCTCTGGAATCCAGCTCTCTTGCTTTTATCTCTGCTCTTTTCTTACCTGTCTATTGCCAATCTTTTTTATGAAGCTGGGCAGGAAGAAGTGCACATGATTTTCTTTGCAGGGATTTTTCTCCTGCTGCCTTTTTTAGTTTTTCTAAGTGGCTTTTTTCTGATTTATAACGGATTTGTATTGTTGAGAAAAGAAGGAAAATCCAAGGCAAATTATTTGTCTCTGGGGCTAGGGTGTGTGATTCTATTCTTTTTTGTAATCATGGCGATTCGAGTGAGCGATACCAAGGGCTTGTTTTACACCAATCATCTAGTGAATATTATCTTTTTCTTTTTGATTTATTCGTATTTGATTTTTGGTTTTGCCTTTGCAGGATTTCTGCTTTATTCCATTCTGTATCTTTTCATTCCTAAGAAAAAATATTATGATTTTATCATCATTCACGGAGCAGGCTTGTTGAATGGAGAAAAAGTTACTCCCTTACTGAAGAGTCGCATTGACAAGGCAGTAGAAGCTTATCACCAGTCTCTCAATCCCAATGTTAAAATCATCGCAAGTGGTGGTCAAGGTGGGGATGAGAAGATTTCCGAGGCTCAGGCAATTTGTAATTATTTGCTGGAAGAGACGGATGTTCCGAGAGAAGCGATTCTCCTAGAGGAAGACTCAACGACGACCTATGAGAATCTTCTCTTCTCAAAAGAAATGGGTGAGAAGCTGGTAGCCAGTCCACGTTTTCTCTTTGTGACCAATGATTACCATGTTTTTCGTACCAGTACCTATGCTCGCCGTATTGGGATGAAGGGAGATGGTCTTGGTTGCCGTACAGCCGCCTACTATATCCCATCGGCCTTTATCAGAGAATACATTGCTCTATGTGTGAAGATGAGATGGCTTTTTCTCGCCTTCTATATTTTATTAATTTTAGCTCTGATTTTCTCCTATAGAGGTGTTCTATGGTAA
- a CDS encoding Rrf2 family transcriptional regulator, with protein sequence MQISSRFTIATHMMIIIAMQDTDSKVTSDFLAASVGVNPVIIRKTLSQLKKAGLISVARGTGGTEIIKDLQDISLLDVYQAVECLGKSGKLFSFHDNPNPNCPIGANIHGVLDQKLFDVQAAMENQLRQTSLAQVVADAQNKLSK encoded by the coding sequence ATGCAAATTTCAAGCCGATTTACAATTGCGACTCATATGATGATTATTATTGCAATGCAGGATACAGACAGCAAGGTAACCAGTGATTTTCTTGCGGCTAGTGTCGGAGTCAATCCAGTCATTATCCGTAAGACTTTATCGCAACTCAAAAAAGCAGGATTGATTTCAGTTGCTCGTGGTACGGGGGGAACTGAGATAATAAAAGACCTTCAGGATATCAGTTTGTTGGATGTCTACCAAGCTGTGGAGTGTTTAGGAAAATCCGGTAAGCTCTTTAGTTTTCATGACAATCCAAATCCTAATTGCCCAATTGGTGCGAATATCCATGGGGTCTTGGACCAAAAGCTGTTCGATGTTCAAGCAGCTATGGAAAACCAACTGCGTCAGACAAGTCTGGCTCAGGTTGTAGCCGATGCTCAGAATAAACTGTCTAAGTAA
- a CDS encoding ribonuclease J: MSNISLTTLGGVRENGKNMYIAEIDGSIFVLDAGLKYPENEQLGVDVVIPNMDYLFENSDRIAGVFLTHGHADAIGALPYLLAEAKVPVFGSELTIELAKLFVKGNDTVKKFNDFHVIDEDTEIDFGGTVVSFFRTTHSIPESLGVVLKTAEGSIVYTGDFKFDQTASESYATDFARLAEIGRDGVLALLSDSANADSNIQVASESEVGDEITQTIADWEGRIIVAAVASNLSRIQQVFDAAADTGRRVVLTGFDIENIVRTAIRLKKLSLANESLLIKPKEMSRFDDHELIILETGRMGEPINGLRKMSIGRHRYVEIKDGDLVYIVTTPSIAKEAVMARVENMIYQAGGVVKLITQSLRVSGHGNARDLQLMINLLQPNYLFPIQGEYRELDAHAKAAMAVGMLPERIFIPKKGTTMSYEHGDFVPAGAVSAGDVLIDGNAIGDVGNVVLRDRKVLSEDGIFIVAITVNRREKKIVAKARVHTRGFVYLKKSRDILRESSELINQTVEEYLQGDDFDWADLKGKVRDNLTKYLFDQTKRRPAILPVVMEAK, encoded by the coding sequence ATGAGTAATATTAGTTTAACAACACTAGGTGGTGTACGAGAAAATGGTAAAAATATGTACATCGCTGAAATCGATGGTTCTATTTTTGTTTTGGATGCAGGGCTTAAATACCCTGAAAATGAACAACTAGGTGTTGATGTCGTCATTCCAAATATGGACTACCTTTTTGAAAATAGCGATCGTATTGCAGGGGTCTTTTTGACCCACGGACATGCGGATGCTATTGGTGCCTTGCCTTATCTTTTGGCAGAGGCTAAGGTGCCTGTGTTTGGTTCTGAGTTGACCATTGAGTTGGCCAAACTCTTTGTCAAAGGAAATGATACGGTTAAGAAATTCAATGACTTCCATGTGATTGATGAAGATACAGAGATCGACTTTGGAGGGACTGTGGTTTCCTTCTTCCGTACAACCCACTCTATCCCAGAAAGTTTGGGAGTAGTCCTGAAAACAGCTGAAGGTAGCATAGTTTACACAGGGGACTTCAAGTTTGACCAGACAGCTAGCGAATCCTATGCGACAGATTTTGCTCGTTTGGCAGAGATTGGTCGTGATGGTGTCTTGGCACTCCTCAGTGATTCAGCCAATGCAGACAGCAATATTCAGGTGGCGAGCGAGAGTGAAGTTGGAGACGAAATTACCCAGACCATTGCAGACTGGGAAGGTCGTATCATCGTTGCCGCAGTTGCCAGCAACCTTTCTCGTATCCAGCAGGTTTTTGATGCTGCAGCAGATACAGGTCGCCGAGTTGTTTTGACTGGATTTGATATTGAAAATATCGTCCGCACTGCGATTCGACTCAAAAAATTGTCTCTAGCCAATGAAAGTCTCTTGATTAAACCCAAAGAAATGTCTCGTTTTGACGACCATGAGTTGATTATCCTTGAGACTGGGCGTATGGGTGAGCCGATTAATGGACTTCGTAAGATGTCCATCGGTCGCCACCGCTATGTGGAAATCAAAGACGGGGACTTAGTTTATATCGTAACGACTCCATCTATCGCCAAAGAAGCTGTCATGGCGCGTGTTGAAAACATGATCTACCAAGCTGGTGGTGTGGTGAAACTCATTACCCAAAGCTTGCGAGTATCCGGACACGGGAATGCGCGTGATTTGCAGTTGATGATCAATCTTCTACAGCCGAACTACCTCTTCCCTATCCAAGGGGAGTATCGTGAGTTGGATGCGCATGCCAAGGCTGCCATGGCAGTTGGAATGTTGCCGGAACGCATTTTCATCCCTAAAAAGGGAACGACCATGTCTTATGAACATGGAGACTTTGTTCCAGCTGGAGCAGTTTCTGCAGGGGATGTCTTGATTGACGGAAATGCCATCGGGGATGTTGGAAATGTCGTCCTTCGTGACCGTAAGGTCTTGTCAGAGGATGGAATCTTTATCGTGGCGATCACTGTCAACCGTCGTGAGAAGAAAATTGTGGCCAAGGCCCGTGTTCACACGCGTGGATTCGTTTATCTCAAGAAGAGTCGTGACATTCTCCGTGAAAGTTCAGAATTGATTAACCAAACGGTAGAAGAGTATCTTCAAGGTGATGACTTTGATTGGGCAGATCTCAAAGGCAAGGTTCGCGACAATCTGACCAAGTACCTCTTTGATCAAACCAAGCGTCGCCCGGCAATCTTGCCAGTCGTGATGGAAGCAAAATAA
- a CDS encoding hydrolase: MKKTVTKLTLGLTSTAILATVGAQTVHANSYVVQDGDSFYAIATANGMDPHELAALNGKTIFDTIHPGDVLEVSGSAQASSTYSAPASTANVVSDTEDVVEKTPTNYGNSYPVGQCTWGVKELAPWASNWWGNANTWAIYASAQGYKTGSVPVVGAIAVWDGGEYGHVAYVTDVQSENSIQVLEANYRRQKQIANYRGFFNPHEFLGNVTYIYPN, translated from the coding sequence ATGAAAAAAACAGTTACGAAACTGACTCTTGGTTTGACTTCTACCGCTATTTTAGCTACAGTTGGTGCTCAAACTGTGCACGCGAACTCTTACGTTGTCCAAGACGGTGATTCATTTTATGCCATCGCAACTGCAAACGGCATGGATCCGCATGAGTTGGCAGCTTTGAATGGAAAAACCATCTTTGACACTATCCACCCAGGCGATGTATTGGAAGTGAGTGGTTCCGCTCAGGCTAGCTCAACCTACAGTGCTCCAGCTAGCACTGCGAACGTGGTATCAGATACAGAGGATGTTGTCGAAAAGACTCCAACAAACTATGGAAACTCTTATCCTGTTGGTCAGTGTACATGGGGTGTGAAAGAATTGGCGCCTTGGGCCAGCAACTGGTGGGGAAATGCCAACACGTGGGCAATCTACGCGAGCGCTCAAGGCTATAAGACAGGAAGTGTTCCAGTAGTAGGAGCAATCGCCGTTTGGGACGGTGGTGAATATGGACACGTTGCTTATGTAACAGATGTTCAAAGTGAAAACTCTATCCAGGTATTGGAAGCAAACTACAGACGTCAAAAGCAGATTGCGAATTACCGTGGCTTCTTTAATCCACATGAATTTTTAGGTAACGTCACTTATATCTATCCAAATTAA
- a CDS encoding acetyl esterase — protein sequence MAVMNIEYYSKVLDMEWGVTVLYPDASRVTEPDCTDIPVLYLLHGMSGNQNSWLKRTNVERLLRGTNLIVIMPNTSNGWYTDTQYGYNYYTALAEELPQVMKRFFPNMTSKREKTFIAGLSMGGYGSFKLALSTNRFSHAASFSGALSFQEFSPESQDLGSLAYWRGVFGEIKDWTASPHSLESTAAKSDQKTKLWAWCGEQDYLYSANNLAVKNLKKLGFEVTYSHSPGKHEWYYWEKQLERFLATLPIDFVLEERLS from the coding sequence ATGGCAGTTATGAATATTGAGTATTACTCAAAAGTTTTGGATATGGAGTGGGGCGTTACCGTACTCTATCCAGATGCTAGTCGGGTGACTGAACCAGATTGCACGGATATTCCTGTTCTTTATCTTTTGCACGGAATGTCAGGAAACCAAAATAGCTGGCTCAAACGTACCAATGTCGAACGCTTGTTGCGTGGAACCAATCTCATTGTTATCATGCCCAATACTAGCAATGGCTGGTACACAGATACTCAGTATGGCTATAACTACTATACTGCTCTAGCAGAAGAACTCCCCCAAGTCATGAAACGTTTCTTCCCCAATATGACCAGCAAGCGAGAAAAGACCTTCATAGCAGGTCTCTCCATGGGAGGATATGGTTCCTTCAAACTCGCTCTATCGACAAATCGTTTTTCTCATGCGGCTAGTTTTTCTGGTGCGCTCAGTTTTCAAGAATTTTCTCCTGAAAGTCAGGATCTGGGGTCACTTGCCTACTGGCGAGGAGTTTTTGGAGAGATTAAAGACTGGACAGCTAGCCCTCATTCGCTTGAAAGCACGGCTGCAAAGTCCGATCAAAAGACCAAACTATGGGCTTGGTGTGGGGAGCAAGACTATCTCTACTCTGCCAATAACCTCGCAGTGAAAAACCTCAAAAAACTAGGTTTTGAGGTGACCTATAGTCATAGTCCAGGTAAGCACGAGTGGTACTACTGGGAAAAACAATTGGAGCGTTTTTTAGCTACTCTACCAATTGACTTTGTCTTGGAAGAACGTTTATCTTAG
- a CDS encoding glutamine ABC transporter substrate-binding protein: MKKKFFLSALLISLFSLAAAKPAQADTSVADIQKRGELVVGVKQDVPNFGYKDPKTGTYSGIETDLAKMIADELKVKIRYVPVTAQTRGPLLDNEQVDMDIATFTITDERKKLYNFTSPYYTDSSGFLVNKSANIKSIEDLNGKTIGVAQGSITQRLITELGKKKGLTFKFVELGSYPELITSLHAHRIDAFSVDRSILSGYISKRTELLDDSFKPSDYGIVTKKSNTELNDYLDSLVTKWTKDGSLQKLYDRYKLKPSSHTVD; this comes from the coding sequence ATGAAAAAGAAATTCTTTTTATCCGCATTATTGATTAGCCTTTTCAGCCTTGCTGCTGCCAAACCAGCCCAAGCCGATACCAGCGTCGCAGACATTCAAAAAAGAGGCGAACTAGTTGTCGGTGTCAAACAAGATGTTCCCAATTTTGGCTACAAGGATCCCAAGACAGGGACTTATTCTGGTATCGAAACGGACCTTGCCAAGATGATTGCAGACGAACTCAAGGTCAAGATTCGCTACGTTCCTGTTACCGCTCAAACCCGTGGTCCACTACTAGATAACGAACAGGTCGATATGGATATCGCGACCTTCACCATCACAGATGAACGTAAAAAATTATACAACTTCACCAGTCCCTACTACACGGATTCTTCTGGTTTTTTGGTCAATAAATCCGCCAACATCAAAAGCATTGAGGACCTAAACGGTAAAACGATCGGAGTTGCCCAAGGTTCCATCACCCAACGCCTGATTACTGAACTGGGCAAAAAGAAAGGTCTAACCTTTAAATTCGTCGAACTTGGTTCCTACCCAGAATTGATTACTTCCCTTCACGCTCACCGTATTGATGCCTTTTCCGTGGACCGCTCTATCCTGTCCGGCTACATCAGCAAACGGACAGAACTACTAGATGATAGTTTCAAGCCATCTGACTACGGTATCGTCACCAAAAAATCAAATACCGAGCTAAACGACTATCTTGATAGCTTGGTCACTAAATGGACCAAGGATGGTAGTTTACAGAAACTCTATGACCGTTACAAACTCAAACCATCTAGCCATACCGTAGATTAA
- a CDS encoding nucleotidyltransferase produces the protein MIHELCKEFSQLEQVEAIALGGSRAGQNYDQNSDYDVYVYLNSSIDEATRLKILSKYCSYMEIGNQFWELEDDCVLNNGIEIELIYRSLESFEQELNSTVFQHKAQNAYTTCMWHNLLHSKILYDPNGHYASLQKTYQIPYPQELKKHIIERQLLLLEQAMPAFSHQIEKAIKRQDLLSMNHRTSEFFASYFDLLFALNEQTHPGEKRMLEYAKTNCTLLPKQFEETIRKYFQLLYQPQQGEQAIVTLQTILNQLKAILP, from the coding sequence ATGATCCACGAACTTTGCAAAGAATTCTCTCAACTGGAACAAGTAGAAGCTATCGCTCTTGGTGGCTCTCGTGCAGGACAAAACTATGATCAAAATTCTGACTATGACGTTTATGTCTATCTCAACTCTTCTATTGATGAGGCGACTCGCCTCAAAATTTTGAGTAAATACTGCTCCTATATGGAAATTGGAAACCAGTTTTGGGAGTTAGAGGACGACTGTGTACTAAACAACGGTATCGAAATCGAGTTGATTTATCGTTCGCTGGAGTCGTTTGAACAGGAATTGAACTCAACCGTTTTTCAGCACAAAGCTCAAAATGCTTATACAACTTGCATGTGGCATAATCTACTCCACAGCAAGATTTTATACGACCCGAATGGACACTATGCTTCTCTCCAAAAGACTTACCAGATTCCCTATCCACAGGAACTCAAAAAGCATATCATCGAAAGGCAACTCCTTTTGCTAGAACAAGCCATGCCTGCCTTCTCTCACCAAATAGAAAAAGCTATCAAACGCCAAGATCTTCTCAGTATGAATCATCGTACGAGTGAGTTTTTTGCTTCCTACTTTGACTTGTTATTTGCGCTCAATGAGCAAACCCATCCTGGTGAAAAACGAATGTTGGAGTACGCAAAGACCAATTGTACACTCCTCCCTAAGCAATTTGAAGAAACTATTCGCAAGTATTTCCAACTACTCTACCAACCACAACAAGGAGAACAAGCGATTGTAACCTTACAAACCATCCTGAACCAACTAAAGGCCATTTTGCCATGA